The nucleotide sequence CTGCACACCCTGGGCATGTCCTTCGCGCGCGCCGACCTCTCGGCCGCGGGCGGGGTGAACCCGCCGCACTACCACCCGCGCGCCACCGAGACGGCGCTCGTCCTGGCGGGCCGCGTCTACGCGGGCTTCGTCGACTCGGGGGGCCGCGTCTTCGCCAAGGTGCTCGAGAAGGGGGAGGTCATGGTGTTCCCGCGCGCCATGGTGCATTTCCAGATGAACGTCGGCGACGAGCCGGCCACGGTGTACGGCAGCTTCAACAGCGAGAACCCCGGCATCGTGCGCATCCCGGCCACCGTGTTCGGGTCCGGGATCAAGGATGGAGTACTCGAGAGGGCGTTCGGCCTCTCGCCGGAGGAGCTCCGCCGGCTCCAGAAGAGGTTCGGGCCTCCCAAGACCAAGACGGCGGAGATGGACGATTAACCACTTGGTAGATCAGGCAGCGCCGATCAGGGGGCATGATTAATTAATTCTACTAAGAGCAGAAGCAGACTTTGTGATCTGGAATATATCTCTTTTCATTTGTTTATGTCTGTAGTATGGATTATTTGGCGGTGGACGGTGGTTATCATGGATCGATATCGTGCTAGACTTTGGAATGATTTGAGCCTTTAGAG is from Miscanthus floridulus cultivar M001 chromosome 7, ASM1932011v1, whole genome shotgun sequence and encodes:
- the LOC136463432 gene encoding germin-like protein 2-4, which translates into the protein MAPRDLLLLLLAAVLLPASSTADPDAVQDYCVPDTGGRAVPVDPARLPSYPCRSPANLTAADFTSAGVRAAGNFSSDTGFAGVSVTPATFPALHTLGMSFARADLSAAGGVNPPHYHPRATETALVLAGRVYAGFVDSGGRVFAKVLEKGEVMVFPRAMVHFQMNVGDEPATVYGSFNSENPGIVRIPATVFGSGIKDGVLERAFGLSPEELRRLQKRFGPPKTKTAEMDD